A single region of the Solwaraspora sp. WMMD406 genome encodes:
- the rplB gene encoding 50S ribosomal protein L2 has protein sequence MPIRKYKPTTAGRRGSSVADFAEITRSTPEKSLLVPLPKKGGRNAHGRITARHHGGGHKRQYRLIDFKRVDKDGVPAKVAHIEYDPNRTARIALLHYADGEKRYIIAPKDLKQGDTVESGPGADIKPGNNLPLRNIPVGSTIHGVELRPGGGAKLARSAGVGIQLLGREGAYATLRMPSGEIRRVDVRCRATVGEIGNADQSNINWGKAGRMRWKGKRPTVRGVAMNPVDHPHGGGEGKTSGGRHPVNPQGKPEGRTRRKGQPSDRLIVRRRYATRKRG, from the coding sequence ATGCCAATCCGTAAGTACAAGCCGACGACGGCGGGCCGCCGTGGTTCGTCCGTGGCCGACTTCGCCGAGATCACCCGGTCCACGCCGGAGAAGTCCCTACTGGTGCCGCTGCCGAAGAAGGGCGGGCGCAACGCGCACGGCCGGATCACCGCGCGGCACCACGGCGGTGGCCACAAGCGTCAGTACCGCCTGATCGACTTCAAGCGGGTGGACAAGGACGGCGTACCGGCCAAGGTCGCGCACATCGAGTACGACCCCAACCGGACCGCCCGGATCGCACTGCTGCACTATGCCGACGGCGAGAAGCGCTACATCATCGCGCCGAAGGACCTCAAGCAGGGCGACACCGTCGAGTCCGGCCCCGGTGCCGACATCAAGCCCGGCAACAACCTGCCGCTGCGCAACATCCCGGTGGGTTCGACGATCCACGGGGTGGAGCTGCGTCCGGGTGGCGGTGCCAAGCTGGCCCGCTCGGCCGGCGTCGGCATCCAGCTGCTCGGCCGGGAAGGCGCGTACGCCACGCTGCGGATGCCCTCCGGTGAGATCCGCCGGGTCGACGTGCGCTGCCGGGCCACCGTCGGTGAGATCGGCAACGCCGACCAGTCAAACATCAACTGGGGCAAGGCCGGCCGCATGCGGTGGAAGGGCAAGCGCCCGACCGTCCGTGGCGTCGCGATGAACCCGGTCGACCACCCGCACGGTGGTGGTGAAGGCAAGACCTCCGGTGGTCGCCACCCGGTGAACCCGCAGGGTAAGCCGGAGGGCCGGACCCGCCGTAAGGGCCAGCCGAGTGACCGGCTGATCGTCCGCCGCCGCTACGCCACCCGCAAGCGCGGCTAG
- the rpsS gene encoding 30S ribosomal protein S19, with product MPRSLKKGPFVDDHLMKKVETQNDKGSKNVIKTWSRRSTITPEMLGHTIAVHDGRKHVPVFVTESMVGHKLGEFALTRTFKGHEKDDRKSRRR from the coding sequence ATGCCTCGCAGCCTGAAGAAGGGCCCGTTCGTCGACGACCACCTGATGAAGAAGGTGGAGACGCAGAACGACAAGGGCTCGAAGAACGTCATCAAGACCTGGTCGCGGCGCTCGACGATCACCCCGGAGATGCTCGGGCACACGATCGCCGTGCACGACGGGCGCAAGCACGTACCGGTGTTCGTCACCGAGTCGATGGTCGGGCACAAGCTCGGCGAGTTTGCCCTGACCCGCACCTTCAAGGGTCACGAGAAGGACGACCGCAAGAGCCGTCGGCGCTGA
- the rpsC gene encoding 30S ribosomal protein S3 — translation MGQKVHPHGFRLGISTDWKSRWYADKLYKDYIAEDVKIRRMMAKGLERAGISKVDIERTRDRVRVDIHTARPGIVIGRKGAEADRIRGQLEKLTGKQVQLNILEVKSPESDAQLVAQGVAEQLSSRVSFRRAMRKAMQSAMKNPIVKGIRVQVSGRLGGAEMSRTEFYREGRVPLHTLRANIEYGFFEARTTFGRIGVKVWIYKGDAVPGREAPAEAPSRPRRERPERPRRGRSGSSGTTAGGTEAGRAAAAEISAGPSTTTSSAAPADAAPATPAASAGADSSVQEG, via the coding sequence ATGGGTCAGAAAGTTCACCCGCACGGGTTCCGGCTTGGCATCTCGACCGACTGGAAGTCACGCTGGTACGCCGACAAGCTCTACAAGGACTACATCGCCGAGGACGTGAAGATCCGTCGGATGATGGCCAAGGGCCTGGAGCGCGCCGGTATCTCCAAGGTGGACATCGAGCGGACCCGGGACCGGGTACGGGTCGACATCCACACCGCTCGCCCGGGGATCGTCATCGGCCGTAAGGGAGCCGAGGCGGACCGGATCCGTGGCCAGCTGGAGAAGCTCACCGGCAAGCAGGTTCAGCTCAACATCCTCGAGGTGAAGAGCCCCGAATCGGACGCGCAGCTCGTCGCCCAGGGCGTGGCGGAGCAGCTGTCCAGCCGGGTCAGCTTCCGGCGGGCCATGCGTAAGGCCATGCAGTCGGCGATGAAGAACCCGATCGTCAAGGGCATCCGGGTGCAGGTGTCGGGCCGCCTCGGCGGCGCCGAGATGAGCCGGACCGAGTTCTACCGCGAAGGCCGGGTGCCGCTGCACACGCTGCGGGCCAACATCGAGTACGGCTTCTTCGAGGCCCGGACCACCTTCGGCCGGATCGGCGTGAAGGTCTGGATCTACAAGGGCGACGCCGTACCGGGTCGGGAGGCCCCGGCCGAGGCGCCGAGCCGTCCGCGACGGGAACGCCCGGAGCGGCCGCGCCGTGGCAGGTCCGGCTCCAGCGGCACCACCGCCGGCGGAACCGAGGCCGGCCGGGCGGCTGCCGCGGAGATCTCCGCCGGCCCGTCGACCACGACCAGCAGTGCCGCGCCGGCTGACGCCGCGCCGGCCACTCCGGCCGCCTCGGCCGGAGCGGACAGCTCAGTGCAGGAGGGCTGA
- the rplP gene encoding 50S ribosomal protein L16, with amino-acid sequence MLIPRKPPKGFRKPHHPSRTGAAKGGTRVVFGEFGIQALEPAYVTNRQIESARIAMTRHIKRGGKVWITVFPDQALTKKPAETRMGSGKGSPEWWVANIKPGRVLFEMSFPNEQIAREAMRRAIHKLPMKCRIVTREVGES; translated from the coding sequence ATGCTGATCCCGCGCAAGCCTCCGAAGGGCTTCCGCAAGCCGCATCACCCGAGCCGTACCGGTGCCGCCAAGGGTGGCACCCGGGTGGTGTTCGGCGAGTTCGGTATCCAGGCGCTCGAGCCGGCGTACGTGACCAACCGGCAGATCGAGTCGGCGCGTATCGCGATGACCCGCCACATCAAGCGTGGCGGCAAGGTCTGGATCACGGTCTTCCCGGACCAGGCGCTGACCAAGAAGCCGGCCGAAACCCGAATGGGCTCCGGTAAGGGCTCACCCGAGTGGTGGGTCGCCAACATCAAGCCGGGACGGGTGCTCTTCGAGATGTCCTTCCCGAACGAGCAGATCGCACGTGAAGCGATGCGTCGTGCGATTCACAAGCTCCCGATGAAGTGCCGCATCGTGACGCGCGAAGTGGGTGAAAGCTGA
- the rpmC gene encoding 50S ribosomal protein L29 has translation MAAGVPAAELRELSEEELVTKLREAKAELFNLRVQAATGQLDNNRRLQVIRREIARIYTIMRERELGLSAAPTEVAAS, from the coding sequence ATGGCAGCGGGCGTTCCGGCCGCCGAGCTGCGTGAACTCTCCGAAGAGGAGCTGGTCACGAAGCTGCGGGAGGCGAAGGCGGAGCTGTTCAACCTCCGCGTGCAGGCCGCGACCGGTCAGCTGGACAACAACCGTCGGCTGCAGGTGATCCGTCGGGAGATCGCCCGGATCTACACGATCATGCGTGAGCGTGAGTTGGGACTCTCCGCCGCGCCGACTGAGGTGGCTGCATCATGA
- the rpsQ gene encoding 30S ribosomal protein S17, whose product MSENTAPEQGTTVARPRRKVREGLVVSDKMEKTVVVEVEDRVKHRLYGKVMRRTSKLKAHDEQNACGIGDRVLLMETRPLSATKRWRVVEILEKAK is encoded by the coding sequence ATGAGTGAGAACACCGCCCCCGAGCAGGGCACGACCGTGGCCCGGCCGCGCCGAAAGGTGCGCGAAGGGCTCGTGGTCAGCGACAAGATGGAAAAGACCGTCGTCGTCGAGGTCGAGGACCGGGTCAAGCACCGGCTGTACGGCAAGGTCATGCGCCGTACCAGCAAGTTGAAGGCGCATGACGAGCAGAACGCCTGCGGGATCGGCGACCGGGTGCTGCTGATGGAGACCCGGCCGCTGTCGGCGACCAAGCGGTGGCGGGTCGTCGAGATCCTCGAAAAGGCGAAGTAG
- the rplN gene encoding 50S ribosomal protein L14: MIQQESRLRVADNTGAREILCIRVLGGSGRRYAGIGDVIVGTVKDAIPGAGVKKGDVVKAVVVRTAKEKRRPDGSYIRFDENAAVIIKDGGDPRGTRIFGPVGRELRDKRFMKIISLAPEVL, encoded by the coding sequence GTGATCCAGCAGGAGTCGCGACTGCGTGTCGCCGACAACACGGGTGCCCGGGAGATCCTGTGCATTCGTGTGCTCGGCGGCTCCGGTCGGCGCTACGCAGGCATCGGTGACGTGATCGTCGGGACGGTCAAGGACGCGATCCCCGGCGCCGGTGTGAAGAAGGGCGACGTGGTCAAGGCCGTCGTCGTCCGGACCGCGAAGGAGAAGCGGCGGCCCGACGGGTCGTACATCCGTTTCGACGAGAACGCTGCCGTCATCATCAAGGACGGTGGGGACCCGCGCGGTACCCGCATCTTCGGCCCGGTCGGGCGTGAGCTGCGGGACAAGCGGTTCATGAAGATCATTTCTTTGGCGCCGGAGGTGCTGTAG
- the rplX gene encoding 50S ribosomal protein L24: MKVKKGDTVVVIAGKDKGAKGKVIAAYPRQDKVLVEGVNRIKKHTRIQTTQRGGQTGGIVTQEAPIHVSNVQVLDSDGKPTRVGYRFDDSGQKVRIARSNGKDL; this comes from the coding sequence GTGAAGGTGAAGAAGGGCGACACGGTCGTCGTCATCGCCGGTAAGGACAAGGGTGCCAAGGGCAAGGTCATCGCGGCCTACCCTCGGCAGGACAAGGTCCTCGTCGAAGGCGTGAACCGGATCAAGAAGCACACCCGCATCCAGACCACCCAGCGTGGCGGCCAGACCGGTGGCATCGTCACCCAGGAAGCCCCGATCCACGTCTCGAACGTGCAGGTCCTCGACTCCGACGGCAAGCCGACCCGGGTCGGCTACCGGTTCGACGACAGCGGCCAGAAGGTCCGGATCGCGCGTAGCAACGGTAAGGATCTGTGA
- the rplE gene encoding 50S ribosomal protein L5, which translates to MTTATQTRPAPRLKQRYRDEIIAQLREQHGYANPMQVPGLVKIVVNMGVGDAARDAKLIDGALRDLATITGQKPQVRRATKSIAQFKLREGMPIGAKVTLRGDRMWEFLDRLLSIALPRIRDFRGLDGRKLDGNGNYTFGLTEQSVFHEIDQDRIDRTRGMDITVVTTAKTDDEGRALLKLLGFPFKEN; encoded by the coding sequence ATGACCACCGCTACCCAGACCAGGCCGGCACCGCGCCTCAAGCAGCGGTACCGCGACGAGATCATCGCGCAGCTGCGGGAGCAGCACGGCTACGCGAACCCGATGCAGGTTCCCGGACTCGTCAAGATCGTGGTGAACATGGGTGTCGGCGACGCCGCCCGGGACGCCAAGTTGATCGACGGCGCATTGCGTGACCTGGCCACGATCACCGGCCAGAAGCCGCAGGTCCGCCGGGCGACCAAGTCGATCGCCCAGTTCAAGCTCCGCGAGGGAATGCCGATCGGTGCCAAGGTCACCCTGCGGGGGGACAGGATGTGGGAGTTCCTGGACCGGCTGCTGTCGATCGCGCTGCCCCGTATCCGGGACTTCCGTGGGCTCGACGGGCGCAAGCTCGACGGCAACGGCAACTACACGTTCGGCTTGACCGAGCAGTCGGTGTTCCACGAGATCGACCAGGACCGGATCGACCGTACCCGGGGCATGGACATCACGGTGGTGACCACCGCCAAGACCGACGACGAGGGCCGGGCGCTGCTCAAGCTCCTGGGCTTCCCGTTCAAGGAGAACTGA
- a CDS encoding type Z 30S ribosomal protein S14 → MAKKALIIKAAAKPKFSVRAYTRCQRCGRPKAVYRKFGLCRVCIREMAHRGELPGVSKASW, encoded by the coding sequence ATGGCCAAGAAGGCGCTGATCATCAAGGCTGCCGCGAAGCCGAAGTTCTCGGTTCGCGCGTACACCCGTTGCCAGCGGTGCGGGCGTCCGAAGGCGGTGTACCGCAAGTTCGGCCTCTGCCGGGTGTGCATCCGGGAGATGGCGCACCGCGGTGAGCTGCCCGGCGTGTCCAAGGCTTCCTGGTAA
- the rpsH gene encoding 30S ribosomal protein S8 produces MTMTDPIADMLTRLRNANQAYHDRVTMPYSKIKANIAEVLKAEGYISTWQVEEPAEGVVGRRLVVDLKYGQNRERSLAGIKRVSKPGLRVYAKSDELPRVLGGLGVAIISTSQGLLTDRQARKRSVGGEVLAFVW; encoded by the coding sequence ATGACGATGACCGACCCGATCGCAGACATGCTGACCCGTCTGCGCAACGCCAACCAGGCGTACCACGACCGGGTGACGATGCCGTACTCGAAGATCAAGGCGAACATCGCCGAGGTCCTCAAGGCTGAGGGCTACATCTCGACCTGGCAGGTCGAGGAGCCCGCCGAGGGCGTTGTCGGCCGCCGCCTGGTGGTCGATCTGAAGTACGGCCAGAACCGGGAGCGTAGTCTCGCCGGGATCAAGCGCGTGTCCAAGCCGGGTCTGCGGGTGTACGCCAAGTCGGATGAGCTGCCGCGGGTGCTCGGTGGCCTGGGCGTGGCGATCATTTCGACGTCCCAGGGGCTGCTCACCGACCGGCAGGCCCGTAAGCGGAGCGTTGGCGGGGAAGTCCTCGCCTTCGTCTGGTAA
- the rplF gene encoding 50S ribosomal protein L6 translates to MSRIGRKSIPVPSGVDVKIDGQTVTVKGPKGELAHVVPEPLTVDRAEDGQLQISRPNDERRAKELHGLTRTLVANMIVGVTDGYRKTLEIAGTGYRVTAKGKDLEFALGFSHPVLVPAPEGITFTVERPTLFHVAGINKWQVGEVAANIRKIRPPEPYKGKGVKYQGEVIRRKAGKAGKK, encoded by the coding sequence ATGTCGCGTATTGGACGTAAGTCGATCCCGGTGCCGTCCGGCGTCGATGTCAAGATCGACGGCCAGACCGTAACGGTCAAGGGCCCGAAGGGCGAACTGGCCCACGTCGTACCGGAGCCGCTCACGGTCGACCGGGCCGAGGACGGTCAGCTGCAGATCAGCCGCCCCAACGACGAGCGCCGGGCCAAGGAACTGCACGGCCTGACCCGCACGCTGGTGGCCAACATGATCGTCGGGGTGACCGACGGCTACCGCAAGACCCTGGAGATCGCCGGTACGGGTTACCGGGTCACCGCCAAGGGCAAGGATCTGGAGTTCGCGCTCGGGTTCTCGCACCCGGTGCTGGTGCCGGCCCCGGAAGGGATCACTTTCACGGTGGAGCGGCCGACGCTGTTCCACGTCGCCGGCATCAACAAGTGGCAGGTCGGCGAGGTGGCCGCCAACATCCGGAAGATCCGCCCGCCGGAGCCGTACAAGGGCAAGGGTGTGAAGTACCAGGGCGAGGTCATCCGCCGCAAGGCCGGAAAGGCCGGTAAGAAGTGA
- the rplR gene encoding 50S ribosomal protein L18 has protein sequence MLKRRAGGSASARRSIGRARRHFRVRKNINGTAERPRLVVTRSLKHIVAQIVDDTKGHTLASASTMDASLRGTAGAKSELAGKVGTLLAERAKAAGISKVVFDRGGNRYAGRIAALATAAREAGLEF, from the coding sequence TTGTTGAAGCGTCGGGCGGGTGGCAGCGCCTCTGCGCGCCGCTCGATCGGCCGCGCGCGCCGGCATTTCCGGGTGCGCAAGAACATCAACGGTACGGCCGAGCGGCCGCGGCTGGTGGTCACCCGTTCCCTCAAGCACATCGTCGCCCAGATCGTCGACGACACCAAGGGGCACACCCTGGCGTCCGCGTCGACGATGGACGCCTCGCTGCGCGGCACCGCCGGTGCCAAGAGCGAGCTGGCCGGCAAGGTGGGCACGCTGCTTGCCGAGCGGGCCAAGGCGGCAGGTATTTCCAAGGTCGTGTTCGACCGTGGGGGCAACCGGTACGCGGGGCGGATCGCCGCGCTGGCCACCGCCGCCCGCGAAGCCGGACTCGAGTTCTAA